In Bacteroidota bacterium, one genomic interval encodes:
- a CDS encoding helix-turn-helix domain-containing protein produces the protein MSSNIQIPKICTFCKTPFIAKTTVTKFCSHSCSKKSWKNNKRNDKIESAQKEEYEKSVGIDYDTIQAKEFLSIKETCLLLGISRMSLHRYLKKKLIISAELGGRIIIQRKSITKLLK, from the coding sequence ATGAGCAGCAATATTCAGATACCAAAAATATGTACCTTCTGTAAAACGCCATTCATCGCGAAAACTACGGTTACAAAATTTTGCTCTCATAGTTGTTCTAAAAAATCATGGAAGAATAACAAGAGAAATGACAAAATAGAATCTGCTCAAAAAGAAGAATACGAAAAATCAGTTGGGATCGATTACGATACTATTCAAGCAAAAGAATTTTTAAGTATTAAAGAGACGTGTTTACTTCTCGGTATCAGCAGAATGAGCTTACATCGTTATCTCAAAAAGAAATTAATTATCTCTGCGGAACTCGGTGGACGAATAATTATTCAAAGGAAATCAATTACTAAACTTTTAAAATAA
- a CDS encoding Eco57I restriction-modification methylase domain-containing protein has protein sequence MEHQFSQINIADEAFKKIFDFFDQWNWHLDNSIEATGRDINPDVIGYIFEKYINDRAEMGAYYTKEDITDYIGKNTIIPFLFDETARNCKEPFKSNGEIWSYIKNSGDDYIFDAVKYGIRKNGDILSDLPKEIQEGFNDNLEKQLVNAVSKSHLWEIRKTWNQPAPKDIALPTELYRELIDRRKRYNEINTKISNGEIKSINDFISYNINIRQFTQDFIESTPDANFVEHFYKAINKITILDPTCGSGAFLFAALNILEPMYEACIIRMEQFTSEQPAKYKFFEKTLEDVKSEKHPNLQYYIYKSIILNNLYGVDIMKEAVEIAKLRLFLKLVACVDVNPRKENFGLEPLPDVDFNIRSGNTLIGFATEKEMLETIRKTEPMFAEAKVEDFKEEFELVGKAFSHFQNNQLINDQGSDSFKKAKADLSARLKELNQKLNEYLSSNYGITDLEKNVEIEITTDKGKKTKKKINQFQYWLSSHKPFHWFAEFYKIVAADGGFDVIIGNPPYVVYTEEKSEYILKDYTTLSCSNLYAYCTERSFSLLHSRGKFGFIIPNSSISAGKLSPLQAILKTNKSSWISNYSWRPGKLFDGANMLLAIIISDCNTKDQLYSSQYYKWYNDYRPDLFQNISYTSVLDFIIEGSIPKVPNEFAKRLLQKTNSSSFNIEYFKSNSATRNMIYYFRAVLYWVKILDKIPVFKEDGVNKVTGEMKPLYFDSSEKKYVFGGLLSSSLFFLNYIVWSSCQVINSRDFDLKFDFNKLSSPAKKKLVQLGEELQSDFQENSKIVVRNYSTKGREFQMKKQYFYIKKSKNIIDQIDTVLAEYYGFTEEELDFIINYDIKYRMKILLSDVDIEEDEED, from the coding sequence TTGGAACATCAATTTTCACAAATTAATATTGCTGACGAAGCTTTTAAAAAAATATTTGATTTTTTTGATCAATGGAATTGGCATTTAGATAATAGCATAGAGGCAACAGGTCGTGATATTAACCCAGATGTTATTGGTTATATCTTTGAAAAATACATCAACGACAGGGCAGAAATGGGAGCATATTACACAAAGGAAGATATTACAGATTACATAGGTAAAAACACCATTATCCCATTTTTATTTGATGAAACTGCACGTAACTGCAAGGAGCCGTTTAAATCAAATGGTGAAATTTGGTCGTATATTAAAAATAGTGGTGATGATTATATTTTTGATGCAGTAAAGTATGGTATACGCAAAAATGGGGATATTTTGAGCGATTTACCTAAAGAAATTCAAGAGGGCTTTAATGATAACCTCGAAAAGCAATTAGTAAATGCAGTTAGTAAATCTCACTTGTGGGAAATTCGTAAAACATGGAATCAGCCTGCTCCTAAAGACATTGCATTGCCAACCGAATTATATCGTGAGTTAATTGATAGAAGAAAACGCTACAATGAAATAAATACTAAAATATCAAATGGAGAAATAAAGTCAATCAATGACTTTATTTCCTACAATATAAATATCCGTCAGTTTACTCAAGATTTTATCGAAAGCACACCAGATGCAAACTTTGTTGAGCATTTTTACAAAGCAATTAATAAAATTACAATTTTAGACCCCACATGCGGTTCGGGTGCATTCTTGTTTGCGGCACTCAATATTTTAGAACCAATGTATGAGGCTTGTATTATCCGCATGGAACAGTTTACATCTGAGCAGCCGGCTAAATATAAGTTCTTTGAAAAAACATTAGAAGATGTAAAAAGCGAAAAGCATCCAAACTTACAATACTACATTTACAAAAGCATTATACTAAATAATCTTTACGGTGTAGATATAATGAAAGAAGCGGTAGAAATTGCCAAGCTGCGCTTATTTTTAAAATTAGTTGCTTGTGTAGATGTAAATCCACGGAAAGAAAATTTTGGATTAGAACCTTTGCCTGATGTTGATTTTAATATTCGTTCCGGTAATACATTAATTGGTTTTGCAACAGAAAAAGAAATGTTGGAAACTATAAGAAAGACGGAGCCAATGTTTGCCGAAGCAAAAGTAGAAGATTTTAAAGAGGAGTTTGAATTGGTTGGTAAAGCCTTCAGCCATTTTCAGAACAATCAATTAATTAACGACCAAGGAAGTGATAGTTTTAAAAAGGCAAAAGCTGATTTAAGTGCAAGATTAAAAGAATTGAATCAAAAATTGAATGAATATCTTTCTTCTAATTATGGTATTACGGATTTAGAAAAAAATGTCGAAATAGAGATAACAACAGATAAGGGCAAAAAAACGAAGAAAAAAATCAATCAATTTCAATACTGGTTAAGCTCGCACAAACCTTTTCATTGGTTTGCAGAATTTTACAAAATTGTTGCGGCAGATGGAGGTTTCGATGTAATAATTGGTAATCCTCCGTACGTTGTTTATACAGAAGAAAAAAGTGAATATATATTGAAAGATTATACTACACTGTCTTGCTCAAACTTGTATGCATATTGCACAGAAAGATCGTTTTCGTTACTTCATAGCAGAGGTAAGTTTGGATTCATAATACCTAATTCTAGTATTTCCGCTGGTAAATTGAGTCCTTTACAAGCAATTTTAAAAACAAATAAATCATCATGGATATCAAATTACTCTTGGCGCCCAGGTAAATTATTTGATGGTGCGAATATGTTATTGGCTATAATTATTTCTGATTGCAATACCAAAGATCAACTTTATTCATCACAATATTATAAATGGTATAATGATTACAGACCGGATCTTTTTCAAAATATATCTTATACGTCTGTCCTTGATTTTATTATAGAAGGTAGTATACCAAAAGTTCCAAATGAATTTGCAAAAAGGCTATTGCAAAAAACGAACTCATCAAGTTTTAATATAGAGTATTTCAAGTCTAATTCTGCTACTAGAAATATGATTTATTACTTCAGAGCAGTGTTGTATTGGGTTAAAATACTTGACAAAATCCCTGTGTTTAAAGAAGATGGTGTAAATAAAGTAACAGGTGAGATGAAACCACTATATTTTGATTCATCAGAAAAAAAGTATGTTTTTGGCGGGCTTCTTTCTTCAAGTCTATTCTTTCTAAATTATATTGTTTGGTCTAGTTGTCAAGTAATTAATAGTCGTGATTTTGACTTGAAATTTGATTTTAATAAACTCTCATCACCAGCTAAGAAGAAGTTAGTTCAATTAGGCGAAGAGTTACAAAGTGATTTTCAAGAAAACAGTAAAATTGTCGTTAGGAATTACTCAACAAAAGGACGAGAATTTCAAATGAAAAAGCAATATTTTTATATTAAGAAGTCTAAAAATATTATAGATCAGATTGACACGGTTTTAGCAGAGTATTATGGCTTTACTGAGGAAGAATTGGATTTTATTATTAATTACGATATTAAGTATCGTATGAAAATTTTATTAAGCGATGTGGATATTGAAGAAGATGAGGAGGATTAA
- a CDS encoding site-specific integrase, whose translation MAVHLRQKELKNGLMSLYLDYYPPIRKNDGKLTRREFLNRTIYKKPQNAEEKRINKENLNFANLLRLKREKGILNEQDGIFDSTNKKMDFLKYFNSLIEKRQEDIGKQDNHLGALHYLQAFTNGKCIMGEINESFCNRFKNYLLNAERLNTVRGLKLAQNSASSYFNKFRAAVTQAFDERLINDNPLKHVKGIEQKESKREFLTQEELQKLVQTDCDLPIIKTACLFSALTGLRWSDLSALKWKDIQHTEGKGYFLHLTQKKTQDVIMHPINDKAVQILGTPLDPNEKIFYGLKYNDSNNDRLKRWVLKAGIEKKITLHNFRHTYATLILNKGADIFTVSKLLGHKNIRTTMIYAKILTETKVNAANLIDIEL comes from the coding sequence ATGGCTGTACACCTTCGTCAAAAAGAATTAAAAAATGGGTTAATGAGTCTTTATTTAGACTACTACCCTCCTATCAGAAAAAATGATGGCAAATTAACACGCAGAGAATTTTTAAATAGAACGATCTATAAGAAACCCCAAAACGCAGAAGAAAAAAGAATAAATAAGGAAAATTTAAATTTTGCAAATTTACTCCGACTCAAACGTGAAAAAGGAATATTGAATGAGCAAGATGGCATCTTCGATTCTACGAATAAAAAAATGGATTTCCTTAAATATTTCAATAGCCTGATAGAAAAAAGACAAGAAGATATAGGAAAACAGGATAACCACTTAGGTGCATTACACTATCTTCAGGCTTTTACAAATGGAAAATGCATCATGGGTGAAATCAATGAAAGCTTTTGTAATCGTTTCAAAAACTATTTACTAAATGCTGAAAGATTAAATACTGTGCGAGGATTAAAGCTAGCACAAAATTCAGCTTCAAGTTATTTCAACAAATTCCGTGCAGCTGTTACTCAAGCGTTTGATGAAAGATTGATAAATGACAATCCTCTTAAACATGTTAAAGGGATAGAACAAAAGGAAAGTAAACGTGAGTTTTTAACACAAGAAGAATTGCAAAAATTGGTTCAAACTGATTGCGATCTGCCAATTATAAAAACTGCTTGTTTGTTTTCCGCCTTGACTGGCCTCCGCTGGTCAGACCTTTCAGCGCTGAAATGGAAAGATATTCAGCATACAGAAGGAAAAGGCTATTTTTTACATCTGACACAAAAGAAAACTCAGGATGTAATTATGCATCCTATTAACGATAAAGCTGTTCAAATTCTAGGAACACCATTGGATCCTAATGAAAAAATATTTTATGGTTTAAAATACAATGACAGTAATAACGATAGATTAAAAAGATGGGTGTTAAAAGCGGGAATTGAGAAAAAAATCACCCTACACAATTTCCGCCACACATATGCAACGCTTATATTAAATAAAGGGGCTGATATTTTTACTGTTTCAAAATTACTTGGTCATAAAAATATTAGAACTACAATGATATATGCAAAAATTTTAACTGAAACAAAAGTAAATGCTGCTAATTTAATTGATATAGAATTATGA